A portion of the candidate division KSB1 bacterium genome contains these proteins:
- a CDS encoding YfhL family 4Fe-4S dicluster ferredoxin, which translates to MAMKITEECISCGACEPECPVSAISEGDEIYVIDPAVCVECKGHYDSPRCVEVCPVDCIVKA; encoded by the coding sequence ATGGCCATGAAGATTACCGAGGAGTGCATCAGCTGTGGCGCCTGTGAGCCAGAATGCCCGGTGAGCGCCATCAGCGAGGGCGACGAGATTTACGTGATTGATCCTGCCGTGTGCGTGGAATGCAAAGGGCACTACGACAGCCCCCGTTGCGTGGAGGTCTGCCCAGTCGACTGTATCGTGAAAGCATAG